In the genome of Spodoptera frugiperda isolate SF20-4 chromosome 22, AGI-APGP_CSIRO_Sfru_2.0, whole genome shotgun sequence, one region contains:
- the LOC118279660 gene encoding histone H1A-like yields MTSEEESDIELQSKLSKVNNKKMPKSPSEDLLEKKPERKLTTKEMINQALIDLNTRKGVSLYAIKKYITEKYNVDTDKLNYFIKKYIKTAVENGSIVQTKGIGASGSFKLVPMKKKPKTDKKPKEKTIEKPVKDKDTDKMKKTKEKSKKIVEKGAKKTTIAKVDKEKVIKPKKLMDKEKKIKPKGKDRVEKEIKAKKVKMTKEKHTPIKKKMLMKRKSVGSIIKKPEMKPSMKA; encoded by the coding sequence ATGACGTCAGAAGAAGAATCGGACATAGAATTACAATCAAAATTATCTAAAGTTAACAACAAAAAGATGCCAAAAAGTCCATCAGAAGATTTACTTGAAAAAAAGCCGGAGAGAAAGCTGACTACGAAAGAAATGATCAACCAAGCTCTTATAGATCTCAATACTCGTAAGGGTGTATCGTTAtatgccataaaaaagtatataactGAAAAATACAACGTTGATACAGATAAactgaattattttatcaagaaatacataaaaactgCCGTCGAGAATGGGAGCATCGTTCAAACTAAAGGAATCGGCGCATCTGGGTCTTTCAAACTAGTTCCTATGAAGAAAAAGCCTAAAACAGACAAGAAACCGAAAGAAAAAACGATAGAAAAGCCGGTAAAAGATAAAGATACGGATAAAATGAAGAAAACTAAAGAGAAAAGTAAAAAGATTGTTGAGAAAGGTGCGAAAAAGACAACTATTGCGAAGGTAGACaaagaaaaagttataaaacCAAAGAAATTAATggataaagaaaagaaaataaagccAAAAGGAAAAGATAGGGTTGAGAAAGAAATAAAGGCGAAAAAGGTAAAGATGACCAAAGAAAAACATACACCAATAAAGAAAAAGATGCTAATGAAAAGGAAAAGCGTAGGTTCGATTATTAAGAAGCCCGAAATGAAACCATCTATGAAagcttaa